The Haliotis asinina isolate JCU_RB_2024 chromosome 16, JCU_Hal_asi_v2, whole genome shotgun sequence DNA segment TCACAATAGACAATATACATCTTTAGTAATTTGACACCGGCTGTTTGTCCACAATTTATTGCCACAAGGGTGTGCCATGATGCTGAGTGAATAAACGATTTATCGTTatctaaaaaaaaccaaaacaaacaaaacaaataaaactctATCAATCAGATCTTTTTTATATACATGATTCGAGAAAATGGGTGATTTTGGTTTAacaccgcttttagaaatatttcagcaatatcacgggagacaccagtaatgggcttcacacattgtacccatgtggggaatcgaacccgggtcttcggtgtgatgagcaaacgattcaaccacaaggctatacCACCGCCCATGTCTTGATATCGAGTCAGCATGTATATACTATCGTGATATGGGAACGAATTGACTTTATTCGCTGAACTATCAGGAAAATAGACGATAAATGAAGAGAACACATTGATTTAGATGTTACGCCAATGGTGTGTCATGATTCTTATATACACCTGGTAGAACCCGGAAAATCCGGGTATgacctggtcttcagcaacctatgtttgCAGTCAGAGACGACTATGTCGGGATCGTAAGCGGCAACAAACGGTatcttgcttgacacatgtcatcgtatcctcattgcgcagatcgatgttcctgctgttgattgctgggttgtctggtccagactcgattattaaaagaccgctgtcatatagctgggatgtTGATGAGTGTGCCATTAAGCAACTAACGAACCAACAAACCGCATAGACAGACGAGGATTTTCATCTCACAATTGCATCCTAGCAGGCAATCGACAAAGTTTCCCTGTTGACCTGTTTTCACCAGACGTTGCAACACCAATAATATAACAATACTGATTAAACTTTCACCTTcgttttttcatatttgttgaaaCTTAACATTAAATAATCTTTTTCAGAGTGAATACAGTTTTACACCgtcttttagtaatattccagcaatattaatgctgtggacaccagaaatatgcttcgcacaatgtggggaatcgaatccgtgACGAGCTAACGTTGTACCACCAAACAAGCCAACAGCTTCCTTTGATATCTGAATACATGTAGACAGCTGACTATGTTTTCAAAATCTTTTTAAACATTCGCCTTTCGACGCTATAACGCTCTGTAGAGCTGTGCTATGTCAATGAAAGTAACGTCCAACCAATACCCAATCAAATTTCAACATCGGCAATTCATACTCATTCAGCGAAGATTCCACAGTCAAGTCAATGTTAATGCCAATCCAAGCTTCAATATTACGTCAACGTTGAAGCATAACATTGTTATTTTCCACAACATTTCACAAGTTTCCACTTCAACCGAAACATATGTATTCccttgaagaaaacaaaacaaaacaaaacaacaacatccaccccaccccccacccccaccccccaacgcccccccccaaaaaaaaaacaacaaaaaaaacaacaacaaaaacaacaaaaaaaccccaaaaaaaacaaaaacgaaacacacACGtcgcacgcactcacacacacacgcgcgcgcgcgcacacacacacgcacatttTCATGAACTGGGTGGTTTGGTCTTCAAGCTTAAAAGCACTTtatatgaagtgagtgagtgagtgaggttagttgtacgccgcttttagcaatattccagcagtataacGGCCGGGGACAGCAGAACTTATATGAAGTGTACATAGGTATATGTAACAGTGTCGTGGCAAAAAAgattatgttttatgaaaacaGATCGTATGGCGCATActgtcagaagattaggatcaGAATGGCTGTGTATGTTGATAGCATCTACATGTAGTCGGGATCGAAAGTGGTGTGgtttgttttgagaattatAGTTTTTAATATGATTTGCTTAATCAAAACTACTAGTTTCAATTATAAACTGATGTACTGATTTTAAGATATCGGATTGCGTTTGTGGGTTCATAAGATTGTTTTTAATGAAAAGCCATTGGTGTAATACATTTACAGTGTGGTAAAAGAGGGATTTTCGGTTTCTGTTACTCGTCAATACTTACATGTACTGATGATAGTTGCAGCTCTTATGTATTCCGGTTGCGGTGTTGGGTGCTTCGGGtggttcagtcagtcagtcagtcagtcagtccgtcAGTCAGTCCATCAGTTCGTCTGTTGTGGGTCATTGCCACATGTTTTAGCTATCCAGTTGAGCGTATACTAGGAGCGCTCTGATTGGAGAGGTATATCAGTATTGCTTTCGTCATTCGGGTAGTCACTCGGACCGGGTATATAAGCGCTGTAGCGCCTGTCAGTGCGTGACGACCAGTAGCTGGTTGGAGGAGAGAGCTCCCCGCTTCGTACGTTCTGTATCAGAACGAAACCCTTTTCCCACCCCTCATATCATGTTTGTTTAACAAAAAACGTCGCAGTTAAGTCCAAACAGAGTGAATGGATTCATTTCTGCCGGCGTGGTGGCTCCACGCACTCCGTTTCATATATAAAACGGTAGAGGAAGTAGGAGAGTAAAAGTCGAATGTACAGTCCGATCTTGTTGGGTTTTTGCGGGAGGAATTTATGCACTTTTTTAACACGGTGCATTGCAAGTATTACGTGATTTAGTCGAGTTGGCATGAGAGTAAGACATTTCGTAGGCTTCATTTGTGGTTTACCCCCTTTGTTACATTGTAGCAGTTAGATGTTTACTGCAGAACCTAGTCGAGGTAGCATCAGTTGTGACACAGTTTGTAGCAGTCGTGAGTTGTTTTCCCACTTTGAATTGTAGCGGTTAGATGTTTACTGCAGAATCTAGTCGAGGTAGCATTTGCGAGATGTTGATGCATGTTGCTGTTTTGTAGCATTCAAGTTGGCACCAGATGTAATTCTGGAATATTATTTGTGAGACATTGTGGCATATTTTGGccaaatctcgcgttctcgcgatctcgcattctcgcacttttgGCTTTTTAGGCTTGcttccaaaggtcgagatcgcgagaatgcgagatcacgagaatgtcccttacagtattccataagTGAGTGACGTTTTCGTGCAACTCGTAATGCAAAGCTTTAACGTTCCTATAAGTGCGAGTATCTATACTGTGTTATTATAATAAATATTCCTTGTTAAAGCTATATTGTGTTCACTTGTCCTTCACCCCGCAACAAAGAGTGGAAAGAACCTGGGTCAGGAGTACGAGCTTGGCCTTTACAGTTTCCATATGACACCTTTCAAAaaacacaacgcaaagtccatTGATGGCCAGACTCGTCCTATTACAATAGCTTCAAATCTGGAACCTACAGAGAAGAAATGATGTGCGACGGATATCTCCATGTTGAAGCAGAGCATGTCAGGTAATTCAATTATTAGTGAAAGCGCTCAACTAGGCTTGAGGTATTGACGCTGGATACAATGAATGTATGTATACTTTTCATACAAGCTACGTTACGGTCAACGGAAAAGGGGCTGACCAGCTGGAGAAATTATATTGTGCAcgtgaagaagaagaagaagaagaagaagaagaagaagaaaattgTTTATTATCCGGCCCCAAGTTGTTGACGCGAAACAGTAATTGCTCGGTCTGAATCACTGCGCTTGGGGAACCAATCATGAGGATCAGACTGGCTCACACTGATTGACTTTTCACGACAAATCGAGTTGAAATGTTGGTGACCGAACTGACCTAAGGAAACCAGCGAAATGTCCTGCAAAAAATATAATCAGACAAATCCGAAACATCGGTTTCGGGCAGCTTGCTGAATGCAATTTTTCACCAATCTCCGTTTCCTGCACCTCGGTATTCAGTCATTCGTGACCAGCTCGTGTTGTTCCGGCAAAAAACGAAAGTGGCGAGGGGTGACGAATattattcggcttgtcccggaataacacgagtgggtCACGAGTGATTGAACACAGGTCAGATGCTCAGTTCACAAAACTTTTCACACCGCCGGAGGAAAGCAAAGGTTACATTTCATCAAAACCAGTTCCACTCCTCTAAGATGACTACGGGCCAGATGTCAAGGTGATTATATATGAACCAGTAACTGACCGTTCACAGGAGTAGCAAGCCAACTTTTTTCGTGGGAGCCCGATAGAGAGGTAGTATCGAGGGCTTGCCCAACCTTTTTAACAACAATCAGGGTGTGAGCCCGAGCTTTATGTTTtggtagctacgcccctggTTCAGAATTTACGGTTTGGGGGAAATATGATGTGTAATGCCGGCTTCCAAAGCTAAGCCGAATGTAGTTGTACAGATCGCCAACAGGCGCGTTGAATGCCATATTGTGGACGTAGTTGATAGTCCTCATTATATGTAGAAGTTGGTTAGCTTTTATTCAGCCTCTCTAGTTTCAGCTATACTGGCGAAAACTAACAATGAAAACCCTGTTGTCCCGTTGTTACTGTTACGTGGCAGGATAACTTCAGACATATAGAATTGTTTGTTCTTTGACGTCGTTTGACAACGACAGCAAAATCGAACGAGGTATTTCTTTTGATGACAGGTGAATCGAAGCCATCAGGGTTCGTTTGACGACAGATGACTGAAATAAAAAGACAGCATTAGCGTTTTTCCCTTCTTTTATGtataatttatttgtattttctctTGTATACACCTGAATATGTTGTTGCTAGCTTTAGTAGGTGAGGCTTATGTTTTCAGTTATTGTATGGCCTCTGGTACAGCCACGTGATCTTTTGTTAAGGATGTTAGTACATCTGCATCTACATAATGGTAGTCGAACAACAATGGTCTGGCGGCAGCTTGAGACAATTAGTCAAGCAGCGTGGCCAGCCACTGTCCCAGTGTCACGTCTCGGTTAATGACCAGATGCAAGCTTTAACGAGCAGGTATGTCCAGTGGACagtgtcaagtgtttcaaataaGTGGCAGGACAACCTGCATATCTTGCTGATTGGATGTGTATTGGTGGTAGGCCCACTTGGTTCAATCTGTTTCCATCGAAACAGGTGTTCGGGTTCGTTTTCTTATCAACATTGTTAAGGAATGGGAAATAATGTTTTTGCCCCAATGTATAACACTGAAACTTGGGAATCAGtatttatctggagtgtagtgaCATTTACCGACGCTAGAGGAAGTTTCACTACGGTGAGTTACGGGGGAcgccggaaatgggcttcagacattgtacctgTTTCAGggattgaacccgggtctttgacgtgacgagcgaatgcttaacCCGCtagactaccctaccgccccattTTCACTGGGCTGCGAAAGTTGTGCTCTGTTTTAAATACTGTCTCTGTTTTCAGAATTATTAAGCAGCTTGGGTATGAGAGAATAATCAAGGCGCCCAACTGTGGTAGAGTTATCGTTCCTGGACTTGCATATAccgacttccatggaaacggtgAGTGATTCCGGATTGTAtctgcgtgcgtgcatgtgtgcgtgcgcgtgtgcgtgtgcgtgcgaaCGCTTACGAACATGCGTGAATTCGTACATGCAGGCGCTAGCGGGAGAGTTTGTATCGCTCTGTATGCCTTCCATGTCCGTGTATTTGCGTGGTTGAttgagacaaacaaacaaacaagccaaAAGAATACAGGGAAAGTGCTATCAATTGTCCCTTCATATTCGCAGCATCTCCGCGTCCATGGAACGTGATGGACATCATTGACTCAACCCAGATCTGTCTCATAAACCCAACAGACGGCGGGGAATCGTTTCTCGGCCTTAACCAGCTCTTCGGTGAAACTGATTCGTTTATGGTGACTGCAAAAATGGACTTGAGCGAACAACTTCACGACGAAGCTGTTGTGAAGGCTCCACTATGTACCGACACCACCGTTAGCCACGTAGGCAAAAGCACCATCGTCATGGACTCAGTGATGACATCCGGCTCAGTTCCACTGGTCAAATATCGAAGTAATTCAATAATCCTCGACCGAAACAGTAAAAAGCCTGTCGAGATTCCCCAGCAATGGAAGAGTACATACGGTCACTTGTGCACAGGCGAGCCAATGAAATTCAGTGCTCTTGAGAGGCCATCTGACAAAACACGTGTGAGCAATGTGTTTGCAGGGCAAGTGTCTTACAGTGACATAGATGCAAACCGTCATGTTCATTTTTCCAATTACTTAAAATATTGCTGTGAAGGTTTAGTCAAAGGTCAGACAACCCAGTCCACCATAGCGTTCCAACCGTTAAAACTAAAATCCGCTTTCATGTGGTACAGACAAGAATGCAATTTTGGAGACGCCATTCAACTTGACTTTTGGGAACACGAAACAAAGCCAGGCGCCATATGTGTCGACATGTTGAAAAATGGGGAAAGCGTTTTTCAGTGTGTACTTGAGCTGTACACTGCAAGTCCTATCAACAGTTCGCTGTGAAAAACCCAGTCAAAGTAAACTACGCTTCAGTATCACACGAAGACTAACAGTCTCTCATATGAACAGACGAACATGTGGACAGATGAACAGGAAAAAGTTCacagtaaataaataaaatgaaatgaaaaggagccctgagactttagGGTTGCCACATATTTGACAGACTGTATATATTATGCGTTACACTGCTACTGTGAGGTTACTGAGACTGTGCGAAAACCAGGACCTAGCTTTTTTTGAACAAAATGTTATTGCGTGGATAAATACAGACACGTTCTGTAATAATCCATTCTCTTTCCACAGAGTTTACTTGTCATATCCTCGTAGTAAGATAAgtcaagtaacctctgtgggaagagaatggtaaTCGTCGTGCATGTTTCACAACTTTACACCCAAAGAGACAGGCTCGACTGGCCTgggtgagtgaatatgattttacaaagcttccagcaatattcaaacaatgtctcggcagtggacaccagaaatcggcttcacacggGAATAAGTACTGActgctgatattgctggaatattgctgaaagcggcgtaaaacccaacccaCTCACTATAAGGGCCGATTATTGCCTCTGGTTGTTTCTGTGTGGAAGAGTGTTTGCTAGGTGAATTTGTAGGCGTGTGTCTTTCTCTCTTATGTACCGGTTATAACAGAATAAATCTATCGTATTCATGTATTTAGTtgtatggggttttttttgacaAATCTATGCGTTTCAGAGATTTCTGTCAGCCTTTTGCAATAAAGTATTCAGCCCAAGAgacagttttcatttaattcgatGGTAAATTGAACACACATGCACTTCTAATAAATGCTTGACCATAACGTTACCGGACATCTAATACACAATTGACCTTAAATAGACACGGACGTCCAATGCACAGCCTATACACGCTAAAAAGTGTTAACTACACTTGGCATCTAATAATTTATTGACCATAACGTTACCGGACATCTAATACACAATTGACTTTAAATAGACACGGACGTCCAATGCACAGCCTATACACACTAAAAAGTGTTAACTACACTTGGCATCTAATAATTTATTGACCGTTACGTTACCGGTCATTTAATACGCTCTGGGCCTTAAAGAGATTTATACACCGGGCCTTAACTATATACACTTGGCTTCTAATATAATACTGGACCTTAAATTTACATAATAAATACCCTTAAAGACACTTGGATTCTTACACACACTAAACCATATTAAGATAAGCTAAGATAAAACTTTAATATACCAGAGGaaattctttttgtataaaaagaaatTATACACCAGGCTTTAACTCCATTTGGCTTCCAAAAAGTACTGGACCTTAATGTAACTGGGCATATAATACACCACGGGACTTCTCATACACACTAAACCACATTATCCACCGGACCTTTGCTACACTTGGCttctaaaagtgagtgagtggagttttatgccgcattcagcactgttccagctgtatggcgacggtctgtaaataatcgagtccagcgatcaacagcatgagcatcgatctgcgcaactgggaatcgataacatgtgtcaaccaagtcagcgagcctgaccacccgatcccgttagtcgcctcttacaagcatagtcgtcttttatgtcaaccatgggttgctgaaggcctattctatcccggacctaaTAAATGCTGGACCTTAATGCTACCGTGCATTTAATACACCCTGAGCCATAAAGTTACCTGGCTCCTCATACACACTAGACCATATTATACACCGGGCCTTAAATGCATTCGGCTTCTCATAAATACTGCACCTTAATGCCACCGCACATCTAAAATACACTATGGGCCTGTGGCTTCTCATACACACTAAACTATATCATACACCGGGCCTTTTACGACACTCAACTTCCAATAAATGCTGGACCTTAGTGTTACACTTTGGGCCTTTGACGCTTGTCTTTTTCAATACAGAAACTggtcgcttttagcagtattacagcgatatcacggtggggacaccagaaatggcttcacacgtTGCACCCACCTGTGGCACTGATCCTTGACCTTCGGTGTCcatgtgacgagcggacgctttaattaACGGTTAGGTTATTACACCGCCCCTTTCTGTCTCATATCTAATTCCTGGTGCATTTGGTTATTTGAAGCAAAGTGTAATACTCACAAAGAACCGTGCAGAGGgaatcatacacacattcaaAGGCATGTAAGTTCTGTTCTCAAATTATTTTGCTCATAcatatttcatcacattttctTAATTGTTTAACTCGTGTGAACACCATTGTCAGGCTATTCCGAAGCGCCATTTCGAACAAACGGTGTGCCATGAAACTTAAGCTGTGGTCTAAGTGTCATTGCTTCGGCGCACTGTTGTTTGTTTCTCATCGTGTTCAGGGTTGATAAACTCACTCTTGTTACTAAAGAATTTTAATTACAGACAGTTCAGTAATAGGAAGAAGTAAAAACGAAAGAGTTCCTTGATCGATGGTATTTGTGAAGAAAGAATTTACGTCGATATTCTGAAATTCTAACAAGGAAAGACTGACACAATTTACAGCCCAAAATTCCAAATAAGCGATGTTAAACATTAGTTATAACAACAATGTATAATTAGACTGGTCAGTCGGATAATCGGGCACTATTACTGAAAAACGCAGCAAACGTGATTAGGGCTTCCTCGGTACCTTGTGAAATAGACTGAAAGAAACACTGAATAGACTGATTGAAAGAAAGATACGTTTTTGACATGtgactacatgtacatgtatatgataaatacatttcacggtTTACTTTTACATTGCAGACGATAATTCGATCGACTTCTCGTCTTTTGTTTGAAGACACTTACACTGGTgcaaaattattaacattattaacattattaaCATTTATAGAATTGATAGAAAGTGCATGCTTCACTCGGTTATTTGGGTTTAAAAGATGACTAGATAATATCGCAAACGTGGTACACAAAATAAATGACTTGTATGTATGCTCCTTTTGACGGTGGATGGGTAATTCCTCATAACAGTTTGGGGGCACTTTTCGTATCACCTAACATTGGCTTTCGTTCTTCACatgcaataaatattttttggGGTTgataaatatgagatgcacacattgtaaccatatggGAATTCGAACTCGCGTTTAAATTGTTTGTAACGCTAGGTCTGTCTTTAACATCGTCgaaggaaaatatttttctctcAGATATATCTTTTTGTCTCAGCAGATTACTAAACGATAATGATTCATCCTCAGGAACTGTTGTCATAACACCTTAAGCAAAGCCTATTGGCCGCCATCATTATTCGACGCTGT contains these protein-coding regions:
- the LOC137267702 gene encoding uncharacterized protein; this encodes MVVEQQWSGGSLRQLVKQRGQPLSQCHVSVNDQMQALTSRIIKQLGYERIIKAPNCGRVIVPGLAYTDFHGNASPRPWNVMDIIDSTQICLINPTDGGESFLGLNQLFGETDSFMVTAKMDLSEQLHDEAVVKAPLCTDTTVSHVGKSTIVMDSVMTSGSVPLVKYRSNSIILDRNSKKPVEIPQQWKSTYGHLCTGEPMKFSALERPSDKTRVSNVFAGQVSYSDIDANRHVHFSNYLKYCCEGLVKGQTTQSTIAFQPLKLKSAFMWYRQECNFGDAIQLDFWEHETKPGAICVDMLKNGESVFQCVLELYTASPINSSL